In Malania oleifera isolate guangnan ecotype guangnan chromosome 8, ASM2987363v1, whole genome shotgun sequence, a single window of DNA contains:
- the LOC131163118 gene encoding glutamate decarboxylase 5-like — protein MDNCMENAKVLKEGIKKTGRFEIISEDVGVPLVAIALKDSNTYTVFEISESLRKFGWIIPACTMPPNAQHLAVLRIVIREDLNRNRAERLVLLIQKVLKELDELHSRIAAHVTPAKDEKEHQKEEEVVRYWRRLVYHDGTSRVC, from the coding sequence ATGGACAACTGCATGGAAAATGCAAAGGTGCTAAAAGAGGGTATAAAGAAAACAGGGCGGTTTGAGATCATCTCAGAGGATGTTGGGGTGCCGCTTGTGGCCATTGCTCTTAAAGACAGCAACACATATACAGTGTTCGAGATATCAGAGAGCCTGCGGAAGTTTGGGTGGATTATTCCAGCCTGCACGATGCCTCCTAATGCCCAACATCTGGCAGTCCTTCGTATCGTGATAAGGGAGGATTTAAACAGGAACAGGGCGGAGAGGCTCGTATTGCTCATTCAGAAAGTTTTGAAGGAGTTGGATGAACTCCATAGTCGCATCGCTGCCCATGTGACACCTGCCAAGGATGAAAAAGAGCACCAGAAGGAAGAGGAAGTTGTGAGGTACTGGAGAAGGCTTGTGTATCACGATGGAACTAGCAGGGTATGCTAG